In a single window of the Zerene cesonia ecotype Mississippi unplaced genomic scaffold, Zerene_cesonia_1.1 Zces_u005, whole genome shotgun sequence genome:
- the LOC119838815 gene encoding protein adenylyltransferase Fic: MLFLGRSTKTETMKCAWKQQIEMNILLDRCKTVVILSSIVCMFAAVITLHKILSHDVKLIKPFAPIPAGLYGNYLEPFVGEPPPSQPKTYDKARDAEAVVSLNAALDMKKHGKTDKALKLFQHAFALSPKHADILNHYGEFLEDTKKDIVKADQLYTLALTNYPDHSGALTNRQRTASIVENLDREMLRKIDEKRDALLSIPENDSALCRAKKEAYFQHIYHTVGIEGNTMTLQQTRSILETKIAVAGKSIDEHNEILGLDAAMKYINATLLYRMRDITMGDILEIHKRVLGHVDPVEGGHFRRTQVYVGGHIPPGPLEIQGLMTQFLEWLNSEDALELHPVRYAALAHYKLVHIHPFIDGNGRTSRLLMNLLLMQAGYPPVIIAKQHRHLYYQHLQTANEGDVRPFVRFIAQSTERTLNLYLWATSEYSHMVPAIGEPHILTGEGFEDLL; encoded by the exons ATGTTATTCTTAGGTAGATCTACCAAAACAGAAACCATGAAGTGTGCTTGGAAACAGCAAATTGAGATGAATATCCTCTTGGATCGATGTAAAACTGTGGTAATTTTATCTAGcattgtgtgtatgtttgcgGCTGTCATAACGTTGCACAAGATCCTTAGCCATGATGTGAAACTTATCAAACCGTTTGCGCCCATACCAGCTGGATTATACGGAAACTATCTTGAGCCCTTTGTTGGAGAGCCTCCGCCTTCTCAGCCTAAAACATACGACAAAGCGCGAGATGCGGAAGCTGTTGTCTCTTTAAACGCAGCTCTGGACATGAAAAAACACGGCAAAACTGATAAAgcattaaaactatttcaacATGCATTTGCACTGTCACCGAAACACGCTGATATACTCAATCACTATGGAGAGTTTTTGGAAGATACCAAAAAGGATATAGTGAAAGCCGACCAACTATACACTCTAGCCTTAACAAATTATCCAGATCACAGTGGAGCACTGACAAACAGGCAGCGAACAGCAAGCATTGTTGAGAATTTAGATCGCGAAATGTTACGAAAAATTGATGAAAAGCGAGACGCGCTGCTATCAATACCAGAAAATGATTCTGCTTTATGTAGAGCTAAGAAAGAAGCATATTTCCAACACATATACCATACTGTTGGTATTGAAGGCAACACTATGACGCTACAACAAACCAGAAGCATTTTAGAGACAAAAATAGCAGTAGCCGGTAAAAGCATTGATGAACACAATGAGATATTGGGTCTGGATGCTGCAATGAAGTATATAAAtgctacattattatatagaatgcGAGACATTACTATGGGAGATATATTGGAGATCCATAAGAGAGTCCTGGGGCATGTAGACCCAGTGGAAGGGGGGCATTTTAGAAGGACACAGGTGTATGTTGGAGGTCACATACCTCCAGGGCCTTTGGAGATACAAGGTCTGATGACACAGTTCTTGGAATGGCTTAATTCTGAAGACGCATTAGAGCTACATCCTGTGAg aTATGCAGCTCTAGCACACTATAAGCTAGTCCACATTCACCCATTCATAGATGGCAATGGCCGAACCTCTCGCCTGCTGATGAATCTACTGCTAATGCAGGCTGGCTATCCACCAGTGATTATTGCCAAACAGCATCGCCACTTGTACTATCAGCACTTGCAAACTGCCAACGAGGGAGATGTGAGACCTTTTGTCAG ATTCATAGCGCAGAGTACAGAGAGGACATTGAACCTATACCTGTGGGCTACAAGTGAGTACAGTCACATGGTCCCCGCCATCGGTGAGCCGCACATACTGACCGGAGAAGGATTTGAAGATCTGTTGTAA